A DNA window from Streptomyces bacillaris contains the following coding sequences:
- a CDS encoding molybdopterin oxidoreductase family protein, with translation MTAEPRAAADRRTFIPLDPSLAPPGTRAFRDAGGIPADQWHADQNGETLVPTHCCFCGVQCGMYLRVDRGGKVFGVEPRNHDINRMRLCPKGINAYQQVNHPDRLTAPLMRRSRDEEFREVSWDEALDFTVSEIERIQRTYGNDAFGLLGGASLFSEKTYLVGKFARVALKSRHVDYNGRLCMVSAAGANKLAFGIDRAGNPFSDILLTDCLLIAGSNVGECFPVMTQYVWGARDRGASLIVVDPRETAIARTADIHVALKPGTDSAFFTSVLNVVIAEGLTDEHYLATHATGWEEVKAKAAEYPPSRAAAICGVSAEQIVQVARAFARAPKAMAWHARGIEHHSQGVENCLSVINLCTATGHIGKPGAGYGTITGQGNGQGGREHGQKSDLLPGGRSITNPEHRRQICEIWGIEESELPPAGTSMMEMVWQMRRREIRGLIGICNNPFVSLPNYGVVKEGYDATEFHAQFDFFLSETAAAAAHVVLPVTTWAEDEGVMANAEARVVKHNKAQDPPPGVRTDTWVMCELARRLGAGDKFAFPDSRAVFEELRTASAGTVNDYYGITYERLEETGGIAWPCPSTDHPGTPRLFEDGKTYHPDGKIHLQVVEWHPPMDPYDDEFPMSLTTGRTVAHFLSGNQTRRLGALVEQTPRPWAEIHPSHGFRNGEPVRIVTRRGSEVFPALVTEAIRPDTVFVPYHWPVPTAANALTIDALDPRSKIPEYKVCACRIEHADRIDEVPAPPVAPGHVAYPETQVSRTDPLPPTSPQGRGTSERS, from the coding sequence GTGACCGCGGAACCGCGAGCCGCCGCCGACCGCCGCACCTTCATCCCGCTCGACCCCTCCCTCGCCCCGCCCGGTACCCGCGCCTTCCGCGACGCCGGTGGCATCCCGGCCGACCAGTGGCACGCCGACCAGAACGGCGAGACGCTCGTCCCCACCCACTGCTGCTTCTGCGGCGTCCAGTGCGGGATGTATCTGCGGGTGGACCGCGGCGGCAAGGTCTTCGGCGTCGAACCCCGCAACCACGACATCAACCGGATGCGGCTCTGCCCCAAGGGCATCAACGCCTACCAGCAGGTCAACCACCCCGACCGGCTCACCGCCCCGCTCATGCGCCGCTCCCGCGACGAGGAGTTCCGCGAGGTCTCCTGGGACGAGGCGCTCGACTTCACCGTCTCCGAGATCGAGCGCATCCAGCGGACCTACGGCAACGACGCCTTCGGGCTCCTCGGCGGCGCCAGCCTCTTCTCCGAGAAGACGTATCTGGTGGGCAAGTTCGCCCGGGTCGCCCTCAAGTCCCGGCACGTCGACTACAACGGCCGCCTCTGCATGGTCAGCGCGGCCGGTGCCAACAAGCTGGCCTTCGGCATCGACCGGGCCGGCAACCCCTTCTCCGACATCCTCCTCACCGACTGCCTGCTCATCGCCGGTTCCAACGTGGGCGAGTGCTTCCCCGTGATGACCCAGTACGTCTGGGGAGCCCGGGACCGCGGGGCGAGCCTCATCGTCGTCGACCCGCGCGAGACCGCCATCGCCCGGACCGCCGACATCCACGTCGCCCTCAAGCCCGGCACCGACTCGGCCTTCTTCACCTCCGTACTGAACGTCGTCATCGCCGAAGGGCTCACCGACGAGCACTACCTCGCCACCCACGCCACCGGCTGGGAGGAGGTCAAGGCCAAGGCCGCCGAGTATCCGCCGTCCCGCGCCGCCGCCATCTGCGGCGTCTCCGCCGAGCAGATCGTCCAGGTCGCCCGCGCCTTCGCCCGCGCCCCGAAGGCCATGGCCTGGCACGCCCGGGGCATCGAGCACCACTCGCAGGGCGTCGAGAACTGCCTCTCCGTGATCAACCTGTGCACCGCCACCGGCCACATCGGCAAACCCGGTGCCGGATACGGAACCATCACCGGCCAGGGCAACGGGCAGGGCGGCCGCGAGCACGGCCAGAAGTCCGACCTCCTCCCGGGCGGACGCTCCATCACCAACCCCGAGCACCGCCGTCAGATCTGCGAGATCTGGGGCATCGAGGAGTCCGAACTCCCGCCCGCCGGAACCTCCATGATGGAGATGGTCTGGCAGATGCGGCGCCGCGAGATCCGCGGCCTGATCGGCATCTGCAACAACCCCTTCGTCTCCCTCCCCAACTACGGGGTGGTCAAGGAGGGGTACGACGCCACCGAGTTCCACGCCCAGTTCGACTTCTTCCTCTCCGAGACCGCCGCCGCCGCCGCCCACGTCGTCCTCCCTGTCACCACCTGGGCCGAGGACGAAGGGGTGATGGCCAACGCCGAGGCCCGGGTGGTCAAGCACAACAAGGCCCAGGACCCGCCCCCCGGCGTCCGCACCGACACCTGGGTCATGTGCGAACTCGCCCGCCGCCTCGGCGCCGGCGACAAATTCGCCTTCCCCGACTCCCGGGCGGTCTTCGAGGAACTCCGCACCGCCTCCGCCGGCACCGTCAACGACTACTACGGCATCACCTACGAACGGCTGGAGGAGACCGGCGGCATCGCCTGGCCCTGCCCCTCCACCGACCACCCCGGCACCCCGCGCCTCTTCGAGGACGGGAAGACCTACCACCCCGACGGGAAGATCCACCTCCAGGTCGTCGAGTGGCACCCGCCGATGGACCCGTACGACGACGAGTTCCCCATGTCGCTCACCACCGGCCGGACCGTGGCCCACTTCCTCTCCGGCAACCAGACCCGCAGGCTCGGCGCCCTCGTGGAGCAGACCCCGCGCCCCTGGGCCGAGATCCACCCCTCCCACGGCTTCCGCAACGGCGAGCCCGTACGGATCGTGACCCGGCGCGGCAGCGAGGTCTTCCCCGCCCTGGTCACCGAGGCGATCCGCCCCGACACCGTCTTCGTCCCCTACCACTGGCCCGTCCCCACCGCGGCCAACGCCCTCACCATCGACGCGCTCGACCCCCGCTCCAAGATCCCCGAGTACAAGGTGTGCGCCTGCCGCATCGAG
- a CDS encoding MFS transporter has protein sequence MTEPPEPPAARATPSTPASPAPASAPAAEPPPSGGAEAGGASRNATGLRSVTVRASLAGAVVSALLILAIVLGSRMLRNFDSALLPYAVATVFLAFGVAYRYTVWISAPGARRLFKQGWRSLFSYENLRRAPTALPEMIATYLGFQKFLGARSHARWAAHQLIFWGCILAALITFPLTWGWFTFTSGSGSGPGYEMRIWGFKILGFDSLSLLGWLMFHGLDIAAVLVIPGASYFLWRRMKDRGASTGQRFAYDLVPLIALIVISVTGLLLTFSSIFLHGGGYQFLAILHMASVVFTLIYIPFGKFFHIVQRPAAVGMQLFKYTGRQDDKVFACRRCEEPIDTGPYVENLRGTMRDLSLDFDAWAEYCPRCKRVLRGSAYLSHVKKGFK, from the coding sequence GTGACCGAGCCGCCAGAGCCCCCTGCAGCCCGCGCAACCCCCTCCACCCCGGCTTCCCCCGCCCCCGCCTCCGCCCCCGCCGCCGAGCCGCCTCCCTCCGGGGGTGCCGAGGCCGGGGGCGCGTCCCGCAACGCCACCGGCCTCCGGTCGGTCACCGTCCGGGCGAGCCTGGCCGGGGCCGTGGTCTCAGCCCTGCTGATCCTCGCGATCGTGCTCGGCAGCCGCATGCTGCGGAACTTCGACTCGGCGCTCCTCCCGTACGCCGTCGCCACGGTCTTCCTCGCCTTCGGCGTCGCCTACCGCTACACCGTCTGGATCTCCGCCCCCGGCGCCCGACGCCTCTTCAAGCAGGGGTGGCGCAGCCTCTTCTCGTACGAGAACCTCCGCAGGGCCCCCACCGCCCTGCCGGAGATGATCGCCACCTACCTCGGCTTCCAGAAGTTCCTCGGCGCCCGGTCCCACGCGCGCTGGGCCGCCCACCAGCTGATCTTCTGGGGCTGCATCCTCGCCGCGTTGATCACCTTCCCGCTCACCTGGGGCTGGTTCACCTTCACCTCGGGCAGCGGATCGGGGCCCGGCTACGAGATGCGGATCTGGGGCTTCAAGATCCTCGGCTTCGACTCGCTCTCCCTACTCGGCTGGCTGATGTTCCACGGTCTCGACATCGCCGCCGTGCTCGTCATCCCCGGCGCCTCGTACTTCCTCTGGCGCCGGATGAAGGACCGCGGCGCCTCCACCGGCCAGCGCTTCGCCTACGACCTGGTGCCGCTGATCGCGCTGATCGTCATCTCCGTGACCGGGCTGCTGCTCACCTTCTCGTCGATCTTCCTGCACGGCGGCGGCTACCAGTTCCTGGCGATCCTCCACATGGCCTCGGTCGTCTTCACGCTCATCTACATCCCGTTCGGGAAGTTCTTCCACATCGTCCAGCGCCCGGCCGCGGTCGGGATGCAGTTGTTCAAGTACACCGGCCGCCAGGACGACAAGGTCTTCGCCTGCCGCCGCTGCGAGGAACCCATCGACACCGGCCCGTACGTCGAGAACCTGCGCGGCACCATGCGCGACCTCAGCCTCGACTTCGACGCCTGGGCCGAGTACTGCCCGCGCTGCAAGCGGGTGCTGCGCGGCAGTGCCTATCTCTCCCATGTGAAGAAGGGCTTCAAGTGA